One Dictyostelium discoideum AX4 chromosome 3 chromosome, whole genome shotgun sequence genomic region harbors:
- the gdt9 gene encoding GDT family protein kinase, whose protein sequence is MKTFLLIFLLICVCKGITNITTPSIYFDLKKINRFQDYLNNGITPSINLTFHDFYYPDVCVNTIKNIDGSTNFVKSSFLNAPTNFANLYITKGSKMTVKPNQILGAFINILCIEGSLEVPVGVFPFFIGALVILPGGNFKSESSFRFMNLVNSKIDPLNFFPGILTLGGSLSILGPKSIKYSANRLGDFQFQLLELIDPNSFNSDYKANIYSESFVTGQQCDFVSITNGYTLTVGGCQGVPSTDVNIYIFFATVDYDCTFIDSDSEVPASIYISGDTNVHIENFFLNSLGKTTNANYNDTILIFSPTDDTNVTDIIIGTNQRYRNSLFVEFSNNVTLRNNFIRESIESRSPLMFFASSPILEGNLVVSNSGSSVIAQFGTEFIQSTNNSYFLEPPTQPVIPNDNNMDYGTEGNGIYSLSPIVSFTTDVFVGQLISINFNFIANRSLVTGFNYDCFAPCYPGSPIISNLVQHSVDFNIIKPTFSYSHGNTTSSTTTSSTTTNTNSHFLLNVNDNGNEPSSYYSFNQLSIASEAIKVNLPIGTLGIGNLFATNNFKIDGALERLDILNSIFNLPPPISNNFSQSGILLSTTTSMLNSYVFVSIGSEPTRIESQIYGSTITPYYYNNIETLDLFQIQSIFPSVQYQIIKNSTINITINITTTTTTTTTPTTNNVVCSFTSIVNQQSSVTNEISINETLIQMDPILNNCVFPLSIDQEGSLKLRVTIKNQNSTLENQYYYIIDFPEITIFQSFQFYTGIKFIDVQSSSSSSQQTSSFSPTTTTFLNLLSTTENSNGFLNGCQISNQCTLSNNVKYVSSLPNVTNSPDFQLFQSGITPIIPYDPVVINLGIEKNKTFQFQLFFTFYQPIDQYSSPLSIFIQSEPYLLLDPLIDAPNFKNFTFFYDNLNQDSIEISFISRGDIYLTSMAIYSLDLVSYESSDSSSSSSNSSSSTGNGIGDIVNNEDNHKKLVIALSVSIPVAALLVILCFGIFICYNNNKKNKNETKGKDIETNTDKKDDENENENCKFQFKDEFLTNPNEINIQLKKLMINKSSTLPPQSTISIDTSPSSENTTFTESLTPKKSATVNGEIDFSRNSTNESTVSNSSSENNSDNNNNNNNKCKKEKLSSFPTIPGTNLTNIPLNLVGRKSRNPEDKYRTNNDILVCLQESHYFKPDDPSIPIEFSESVLDFGRGSKCLIDETYIYTISVKNKSTTDYNILLILPIDNNTGTISTDTQYFQINAGESKPISFSISLNCTTKYFEKIGVSIEELNYHTFICVHMESELSTRLDFSELDFDEICGQGTYGMVYKGKWRSQVVAIKMMRVGTVNCDEVYREMDIMGKIRHQNVISFIGCVVSLEHLCIVTEFSPIGSLGDLIHGDNNQKKSNTNTITNTITNTNTNTNTSTSTSTKLTVKQKLRIAIDIARGCQFLHQCGIIHRDLKPDNVLVFDINHNAPVCAKISDFGTSKETNEFSNKNTNCVGTPIYMSNEILEKKTYDNSTDVYSFAVLFYEMMIEEVPFSEIDEKWEIPSKVISGWRPTKGLNSLDRDIKNLINICWAPHSLPSFDEIVFSLVKIFKRFN, encoded by the exons ATGAAAACTTTCTTATTGATCTTTTTGTTAATATGTGTCTGCAAag gTATAACCAATATTACAACACCatctatttattttgatttaaaaaaaattaatagattccaagattatttaaataatggaaTTACACCAAGTATCAATTTGACTTTTCACGATTTTTATTATCCAGATGTTTGTgttaatacaattaaaaatattgatggATCAACAAATTTCGttaaatcatcatttttaaatgcaCCAACTAATTTTGCAAATCTTTATATTACAAAAg gaTCAAAAATGACAGTAAAACCAAATCAAATATTAGGagcatttattaatatactATGTATTGAAGGATCACTTGAAGTTCCAGTAGGtgtttttccattttttattgGTGCATTAGTAATATTACCAGGTGGAAATTTTAAGAGTGAAAGTTCATTTAGATTTATGAATTTAGTAAATTCAAAGATTGATCCACTTAATTTTTTCCCTGGAATATTGACATTGGGTGGATCACTTTCAATTTTAGgaccaaaatcaattaaatattcagCAAATCGTTTAGgtgattttcaatttcaattattagaattaattgatcCAAATTCATTCAATAGTGATTATAAAGCAAATATTTATAGTGAATCATTTGTCACAGGTCAACAATGTGATTTCGTGTCAATTACTAATGGTTACACTCTAACAGTTGGTGGTTGTCAAGGAGTACCATCAACTgatgtaaatatttatattttctttgCAACTGTTGATTATGATTGCACATTCATTGATTCTGATTCAGAGGTACCTGCATCAATCTATATCAGTGGTGATACAAATGTACATATTgagaatttctttttaaattcgTTAGGTAAAACTACCAATGCCAATTACAACGATACCATATTGATTTTCTCACCAACTGATGACACAAATGTAACTGATATTATCATTGGAACCAATCAAAGATATagaaattcattatttgtaGAGTTTTCAAATAATGTCACATTGAGGAATAATTTCATTAGAGAGTCAATTGAGTCTAGATCACCATTGATGTTTTTTGCATCGAGTCCAATCTTGGAGGGAAATTTAGTTGTTAGTAATTCCGGGTCAAGTGTAATCGCTCAATTTGGTACTGAATTCATTCAATCAactaataatagttattttTTAGAACCACCAACTCAACCTGTAATTCCAAATGATAACAATATGGATTATGGTACAGAAGGGAATGGCATCTACTCTCTCTCACCAATAGTTTCATTTACAACTGATGTATTTGTCGgtcaattaatttcaatcaatttcaattttattgcAAATAGATCATTAGTAACTGGTTTCAATTATGATTGTTTTGCACCATGTTATCCAGGTTCACCAATCATATCAAATCTAGTTCAACATTctgttgattttaatattattaaaccaACATTTTCATATTCTCATGGTAACACTACCAGCAGCACCACCACCAGcagcaccaccaccaataccaattctcattttcttttaaatgttaatgataatggtaatgaacCAAGTTCATATTATTCATTCAATCAATTATCAATAGCAAGTGAAGCAATTAAAGtaaatttaccaattggtACATTGGgtattggtaatttatttgcaacaaataattttaaaattgatggtGCACTTGAAAgattagatattttaaattcaatatttaatttaccaccaccaatttcaaataatttctcACAAAGtggtattttattatcaacaacaacttcaatgTTAAATTCATATGTTTTCGTTTCAATTGGTTCAGAACCAACAAGAATTGAATCTCAAATTTATGGATCAACAATTACAccttattattataataatattgaaacaCTTGATctatttcaaattcaatcaatttttCCATCTGTACAatatcaaattattaaaaattcaaccaTTAATATAACTATTaatatcaccaccaccaccaccaccaccaccacaccCACCACCAACAATGTAGTTTGTTCATTTACATCAATTGTGAATCAACAATCATCAGtaacaaatgaaatttcaatcaaTGAAACTTTAATTCAAATGGATCCAATCCTTAACAATTGTGTTTTTCctttatcaattgatcaAGAAggttctttaaaattacgtgtaactataaaaaatcaaaattcaaCTTTagaaaatcaatattattatataattgatttccctgaaattacaatttttcaaagttttcaattttatactggtataaaatttattgatgTTCAATCATCCTCCTCTTCATCACAACAaacttcttctttttcacctacaactacaacatttctaaatttattatcaacaacagAAAATTCAAATGGGTTTCTAAATGGTTGTCAAATTAGTAATCAATGtacattatcaaataatgttAAATATGTTTCATCATTACCAAATGTAACCAATTCACcagattttcaattatttcaaagTGGTATAACTCCAATAATACCATATGATCCAGTGGTTATAAATTTaggaattgaaaaaaataaaacatttcaatttcaattattttttaccttttatCAACCAATCGATCAATATTCAAGTCCATTATCAATCTTTATTCAAAGTGAACCATATTTGTTATTGGATCCTTTAATTGATGCAccaaactttaaaaatttcacaTTTTTCTATGATAATCTTAATCaagattcaattgaaatttcatttatctCAAGAGgtgatatttatttaactTCAATGGCTATTTATTCTTTAGATCTTGTATCATATGAAAGTAgtgatagtagtagtagtagtagtaatagtagtagtagtactGGCAATGGTATTGGtgatattgtaaataatgaggataatcataaaaaattagtaattgCATTATCAGTTTCAATTCCAGTTGCAGCATTATTAGTAATTTTATGTTTTggtattttcatttgttacaataataataaaaagaataaaaatgaaaccaAAGGAAAAGATATTGAAACTAATACtgataaaaaagatgatgaaaatgaaaatgaaaattgtaaatttcaattcaaagatgaatttttaacaaatccaaatgaaattaatattcaattaaaaaaattaatgattaataaatcatcaacattaccaccacaatcaacaatttcaattgatacatcaccatcatctgAAAATACTACTTTCACTGAATCATTAACACCAAAGAAATCTGCAACTGTTAAtggtgaaattgattttagtAGAAATAGTACAAATGAAAGTACTGTTTCTAATTCTTCTTCTgaaaataatagtgataataacaacaataataataataaatgtaaaaaagaaaaactatCATCATTCCCAACAATACCAGGTACAAATCTTACAAATATTCCATTAAATTTAGTTGGTAGAAAATCAAGAAATCCAGAAGATAAATATAGAACcaataatgatattttagTTTGTCTTCAAGAATCTCATTATTTTAAACCTGATGATCCATCAATACCAATAGAATTTAGTGAATCAGTTTTAGATTTTGGTAGAGGTTCAAAATGTTTAATCGATGAAACTTACATTTATACAATCtctgttaaaaataaatcaactactgattataatattttattaattttacctattgataataatactgGTACAATTTCAACTGATAcccaatattttcaaattaatgCTGGTGAAAGTAAACCAATTAGTTTTTCAATTAGTTTAAATTGTACAACAAag tattttgaaaaaattggagtttcaattgaagaattaaattatcatacATTTATTTGTGTACATATGGAATCAGAATTATCAACAAGATTAGATTTTTCAGAATTAGATTTTGATGAAATTTGTGGTCAAGGTACTTATGGAATGGTTTATAAAGGAAAATGGAGATCACAAGTTGTAGCAATTAAAATGATGAGAGTTGGCACTGTAAATTGTGATGAAGTTTATAGAGAAATGGATATTATGGGTAAAATTCGTCATCAAAATGTTATCTCTTTTATTGGTTGTGTTGTATCATTAGAGCATCTTTGTATAGTTACAGAGTTTTCACCAATTGGTTCATTGGGTGATTTAATTCatggtgataataatcaaaagaaatccaacaccaacaccatcaccaacaccatcaccaacactaacaccaacaccaacaccagtACTAGTACCAGTACCAAGCTAACTGTAAAACAAAAACTTAGAATTGCAATTGATATTGCTCGTGGTTGTCAATTCCTTCATCAGTGTGGTATTATTCATCGTGATTTGAAACCCGATAATGTATTAGTATTCGATATCAATCATAATGCTCCAGTTTGTGCAAAGATCTCTGATTTTGGAACTTCAAAGGAAACTAATGAATTCAGTAACAAGAATACCAATTGTGTTGGAACACCAATCTATATGAGTAATGAAATCTTGGAGAAAAAGACCTACGATAATTCTACCGATGTTTACTCATTCGCTGTACTTTTCTATGAAATGATGATTGAAGAAGTACCTTTCTCTGAAATCGATGAAAAATGGGAAATACCAAGTAAAGTTATAAGTGGTTGGAGACCTACTAAAGGTTTAAATTCTTTAGATAGAGATATTAAAAACttaattaatatatgttGGGCTCCTCATTCATTACCATCTTTTGATGAAATCGTTTTCTCTCttgtaaaaatatttaaaagatttaattaa
- a CDS encoding mannose-6-phosphate receptor domain-containing protein, producing the protein MKIFFLFIILLGIIQLSNSSSCNIDIAGDSFDLTPLKKIDGYHKVISDYGDIVYFNFCNTTIDTPCGNSALAYFFDGSTGECHSLGVQEFYSLNSYEEKKTLLINIRGGDIAYDSMVKMLEMFIAFTCDESDDTSEPSLINTMEYGYASVIWTTKYSCAIKTPNVEKKLITNENQNNNNFQFENNEILNEAQSNAFEISNKNEDLNNNNNNNNNNNNNNNNNNNNNNNNNKINSGISFLQRLNQMSQTINNRNEYQQFEEQQNEMQENRAEIVQFNDDIKLIDLEQKQPFYNDDQLMSQTNDDIEFEQDQTNFDTVNDDEIANQINDFMNNFEKTQNLDGDYINQEKIIPNIIMEDTKPNDLTQNFEIENEF; encoded by the exons atgaaaatattcttcctatttataattttacttGGAATTATCCAACTCTCAAATTCATCTAGTTGCAATATTGATATTGCTGGagattcatttgatttaacacctttaaagaaaattgatgg atatcatAAAGTTATTTCAGATTATGGAGATatagtttattttaatttttgtaataCAACAATTGATACACCATGTGGTAATTCTGCCCTTGCATATTTTTTTGATGGCTCAACTGGTGAATGTCATTCTTTGGGAGTTCAAgaattttattcattaaattcatatgaagaaaaaaagacTTTACTTATTAATATTAGAGGTGGTGATATTGCATATGATTCTATGGTTAAAATGCTTGAAATGTTTATAGCTTTTACTTGTGATGAATCAGATGATACAAGTGAACCATCATTAATAAACACAATGGAATATGGTTATGCTTCAGTAATTTGGACAACTAAATATTCATGTGCAATTAAAACTCCaaatgttgaaaaaaaattaataacaaatgaaaatcaaaataataataattttcaatttgaaaataatgaaattttaaatgaagcTCAATCAAAtgcatttgaaatttcaaataaaaatgaagatttaaataataataataataataataataataataataataataataataataataataataataataataataataataaaattaatagtggtatttcatttttacaaagattaaatcaaatgtcacaaacaattaataatagaaatgaatatcaacaatttgaggaacaacaaaatgaaatGCAAGAAAATAGAGCTGAAATTGTtcaatttaatgatgatattaaacTAATCGATTTGGAACAAAAACAACCATTTTACAATGATGACCAATTAATGAGTCAAACAAATGATGATATAGAATTTGAACAAGATCAAACCAATTTTGACACtgttaatgatgatgaaatagctaatcaaattaatgattttatgaataattttgaaaaaactcAAAATCTTGATGGTGATTATATTAATCAAGAGAAAATTATTCCAAATATTATAATGGAAGATACTAAACCAAATGATTTAACtcaaaattttgaaatagaaaatgaattctaa
- a CDS encoding CBS domain-containing protein (Similar to cystathionine-beta-synthase), whose protein sequence is MESKRKANLATENDSKKQQKLTEVSDVKTMDSTSNSSIPFDGSQLLLKLVNSRAMSIKTRDEVIFSCERNDNLTKVFKGLTERGFLSVPVFQQTDKKRWYGFIDLLDIVRYVTHHFGSEKMSIEQDFWKLSEEEEKFKTLTVNDVMRYPHTKDNRFSPITQNYSLFSAFEIFARDPNVHRIPILDNMANRHLVSILTQSQLVKYVYDNMSLLGSKKDLIVKNMSGIQMGSVVTVKSSILAIEAFKILEEKDINGVAVLNDKGELIDTLSVRDLKAIATDGSFFWKLYKPVEEFLGFIKNDQITVRPRNPVFCMDGDTFEAVLTKIYTNSIHRLFIVDNIETMKPIGVISLSDLLLQLFP, encoded by the exons atggaatCAAAAAGAAAAGCCAATTTAGCAACAGAGAATGACTCAAAGAAACAACAAAAGTTAACCGAGGTGTCAGATGTCAAAACAATGGATTCAACATCCAATTCTTCAATTCCATTTGATGGAAGCCAATTGTTATTGAAATTAGTTAATTCTCGTGCCATGTCAATCAAAACCAGAGATGAAGTTATTTTCTCTTGTGAACGTAATGATAATCTTACAAAAGTTTTCAAAGGTTTAACTGAAAGAGGATTTTTATCAGTTCCAGTTTTCCAACAAACAG ataaaaaaagatggtatggttttattgatttattagatATCGTAAGATATGTTACCCATCATTTTGGAAGTGAGAAAATGTCAATTGAACAAGATTTCTGGAAATTAtcagaagaagaagaaaaattCAAAACCCTAACTGTCAATGATGTAATGA gATATCCACATACAAAGGATAATAGATTCAGTCCAATTACTCAAAATTATTCATTGTTTAGtgcttttgaaatttttgctCGTGATCCAAATGTTCATAGAATTCCAATTCTTGATAACATGGCCAATAGACATTTAGTATCAATTTTAACTCAAAGCCAATTGGTTAAATATGTTTATGACAATATGTCATTATTGGGTAgcaaaaaagatttaattgtaAAGAATATGAGTGGTATCCAAATGGGTAGCGTTGTTACAGTTAAATCCTCAATTTTGGCAATTGAAGCTTTCAAGATATTAGAAGAAAAGGATATTAATGGTGTTGCCGTTTTAAATGACAAAGGAGAATTAATTGATACCCTTTCAGTTCGTGATCTCAAAGCAATCGCCACAGATGGTAGTTTCTTCTGGAAACTCTACAAACCTGTCGAAGAATTCTTGGGTTTTATCAAAAATGATCAAATTACCGTTAGACCAAGAAATCCAGTATTTTGTATGGATGGTGACACTTTTGAAGCAGTTTTAACTAAAATCTACACAAACTCAATTCATCGTCTTTTCATTGTTGATAACATAGAAACAATGAAACCCATTGGAGTGATTTCCTTATCAGATTtgttattacaattattccCATAG
- the sec61a gene encoding SecY family protein, which translates to MGFRFLDIVKPFTSLVPEVGQPDRKIPFREKVLWTAICLFIFLVCSQIPLYGIRSTDSSDPFYWAKVIMASNRGTLMELGISPIVTSGMVMQLLAGAKLIEIDQSVKADRDLFSAAQKLFGMLICVGQGVAYIWSGSYGDPAVLGFGNCFLIVLQLFFAGIIVMLLDELLQKGYGIGSGISLFIATNICETIVWKTFSPTTVSVGKGTEFEGAVIALFHLLLTRNDKVRALKEAFYRQNLPNITNLLATVLIFMVVIYFQGFRVDLPVKSTRVSGQQGTYPIKLFYTSNIPIILQSALVSNLYFISQLLYRRFPDNILVNLFGAWRTSEYSQQMIPVSGLTYYISSPNNMSAVLADPFHALFYITFMLTSCALFSKVWIEVSGSSARDVAKQLKDQQMTMKGHRDTSVIKELNRYIPTAAAFGGLCIGALTVVADFMGAIGSGTGILLAVTIIYQYFETFVKEQQELSGGIGGLF; encoded by the exons atgggtTTCCGTTTCTTAGATATTGTTAAACCATTTACCTCACTCGTTCCAGAGGTTGGTCAACCAGATAGAAAA attCCTTTCCGTGAAAAGGTTCTTTGGACAGCAATTTGTTTATTCATTTTCTTAGTTTGCAGTCAAATTCCACTTTATGGTATTAGATCAACTGATTCATCAGATCCATTTTACTGGGCTAAAGTTATTATGGCCTCAAACAGAGGTACTTTAATGGAATTAGGTATTTCACCAATCGTTACATCAGGTATGGTTATGCAATTATTAGCAGGTGccaaattaattgaaattgatcaaTCTGTTAAAGCCGATAGAGATTTATTCTCTGCTGcccaaaaattatttggtatGTTAATTTGTGTAGGTCAAGGTGTAGCTTATATTTGG agTGGTTCATATGGTGATCCAGCAGTTTTAGGATTTGGTAACTgctttttaattgttttacaATTATTCTTTGCAGGTATTATTGTTATGCTTTTGGATGAACTTTTACAAAAAGGATATGGTATTGGATCAggtatttcattatttattgcAACCAATATTTGTGAGACCATTGTATGGAAGACATTTTCACCAACTACAGTATCCGTTGGTAAAGGTACCGAATTTGAAGGTGCAGTGATTGCATTATTCCATTTGTTATTAACTCGTAACGATAAGGTTAGAGCACTCAAAGAAGCATTCTATAGACAAAACTTACCAAACATTACCAATTTATTGGCTACCGTGTTAATTTTTATGGTTGTAATTTATTTCCAAGGTTTCCGTGTCGATCTTCCAGTTAAATCAACTCGTGTAAGTGGTCAACAAGGTACCTATCCAATCAAGTTATTCTACACTTCAAATATTCCAATCATTCTTCAAAGTGCACTCGTTAGCAATCTTTATTTCATCTCTCAATTATTGTATCGTCGTTTCCCAGATAACATTTTGGTAAACTTATTTGGTGCTTGGAGAACCAGTGAATATTCACAACAAATGATTCCAGTCTCTGGTCTCACCTATTACATCAGCTCCCCAAATAATATGAGCGCTGTTTTGGCCGATCCATTCCATGCCCTCTTTTACATCACCTTTATGTTGACAAGTTGTGCTCTCTTCTCCAAAGTTTGGATCGAAGTTAGTGGTTCCTCTGCTCGTGACGTTGCTAAGCAACTCAAAGATCAACAAATGACCATGAAAGGTCATCGTGATACCTCTGTCATCAAGGAACTCAATCGTTATATTCCAACCGCTGCCGCTTTTGGTGGTCTCTGTATTGGTGCTCTCACTGTCGTCGCCGATTTCATGGGTGCCATCGGTTCTGGTACTGGTATTTTATTAGCTGTCACTATCATCTATCAATACTTTGAAACCTTTGTtaaagaacaacaagaactttctggtggtattggtggtcttttctaa